The Sphingobacteriales bacterium DNA segment AATTGAATTTTTTACGCTCAGGAATTAAGCTCTCCGGTTTAGTGGCGGGTTTATTCTTTGCTTTTGTTTCTCAGGCACAAGTATGGTCGGAGAATTTTAACGATTTTGACGGTTTTTTCCAAGACGGACAAAATTCCACAGGCTGGTCGATGTATGATGTGGACGGTCAGACACCCGCCACAAACGTTGCCGACTTTACACAAGGTTGGAACTGGCAAGATGCTTGGGACGCAACCCAAGACGGTATCATGGTAAGTAATTCTTGGTACGACCCCTTTGGTCAAGCCGACAAATGGTTGGGTACACCAGCGATTGCTATTCCGAATACCGATGGTTTGCAGTTCAAGTGGCAGGTAAAATCGCAAGATGTAGATTTCTTGGAGGCTTATCAAGTGGTAGTTTCTACGGCGGGCAATACTTTGGCAAATTTGCAGGCAGGTACAGTGGTGTATTCCGAAACAGCCAGCCCGAACGATTGGACAAGTCGTGCCATCTCTTTAGATGCTTACAAAGGTCAAACCATTTATATAGGTTTCCACAATATATCCAACGACAAATTCCTGTTGTTGTTGGATAACCTTTCAGTAGATGCTCCTACTGAATTTGAGTTGGCACTGTCGGGTTCGGTGATGCCGATAGAATATGCAGAGTATCCGCTTGACCAAAACCCTTCTTGGGGCGGCTTTGCTATCACAGTAGGTAATACTGGCGCACAGGGACAAACCAACGTTACATTCAGCACGGTTATCACTGCTTTTGATATAGACGGAAATCCCGTAGAAGTATTTAATCAAAGCACTTCTGCCGATATTGCTTCTACAGGTTCACAAAACCTCAGTATTACAGAAACTTACGCTCCTACTGCGGTTGGTTTACACGCCATTGAGTACTTTGTTTACTCCGACCAGCAAGACACTTTGGCTGCCGACCTTGCTTTTGCTAATATTACAGATGGTGCTTATGGCAGAGCCGCTTATTTCTATAATTCACTGCAAGATGCAGACGGAAATCCCCTAATAGGCGACTTTTCTACACAATTCCTTTCTTTCGATGATGATCAGGGTAATGATGGCGCAGGTGCTATCGGTTATGTTTTCGAAGTAGTCAATGAAACTACCGTTGATTCTTTGTCGGCGTTGTTGGGTTCAGAAGCACAGGGCGATATTACCCTTTCTTTATACAGCATCAATACAGATGGCAGCCTCGGTAACGAAATAGCTACTACTGTACCTTATACAGCTACAGGCGGACAGGACAATGGTGAATTTTTAAACGCACCTTTGCAATGCCCTGTTTCTTTGGCTGCGGGTGCTTATGCAGTAGTCATTCATGATGAAATCGGCAACGATTGTGCTATCGTTTGCTCTAATTATTTCTATACCAATGGAGCTATCATTGCCCACTTAGGCGATGAAAACTGGTTTTCTGTAAGTGCGGGTACTTTTGTTCCCTGGATTTTTGTAAGCACCACCACAGAGGCTATCGGTGTTGCCGATAATGTAGAAATTGAAGCCGCCAACGATGGTTTGCAAGCAGATTTTAATGCTATCATCAGCGGCGGTGCTTTGTGTGACCTCACTTGGAACTTCGGTGACGGCGGTAGTGCCACTGGCACCAGTGTATCGCACACTTATGCCAACGGCGGTACTTATACTGTAACAGTAAGCGGTTCTTATGGCGGCGGTACTCCTGTAACAGATACTTATGAAATAACAGTAGGTTGCAGTTTGGCAGCCAGCGTAAATGCTACTGCCACTACTGCTACTGCGGTGGTAACAGGCGGTACACCAGCTACTTATCAATGGCAAACCGTTGGCGGACAAACTTTGGGTACAAATGCAAACATTACCGGCTTATCTGAAAATACTGCTTATGTTTTGACAGTAACTGATGTATCCGGTTGCGAAGCCCTTGCTACTTTCACCACCAGCACTTGTGCTTTTACTATTAACTCTGTTGTTTTAGACGGCTCTACTGCCGGAGCATTTGCCAGCAATTTCTCTAATGGTACTGCTCCTTATCAATATCAATGGACCAATGCAGCAGGTAGTGTAGTAAGTGCCAGCAACTCTGCTTCCAATTTGGTTTCTGCCCAGATTTATACTTTGACAGTAACTGATGCTTCGGGCTGCAGCGACAGCTTTAACTTTGAAGTTCCTGCTTCCGGCATTGAAGATTTGAACGGTGTGGTGTCTTTCCAAATGACACCGAACCCTACTTCCAGCGATGTACAACTTTCTTTGCAGCTCAACAAAACTGAAAATATCAGCATAGAAATTTATAACATCAGCGGTCAAAAAGTAGTACAATTACCAAATGTAGTGACTAATGCTATCCAAGAGCGTTTGGATTTGTCGTATTTGCCAAGTGGTACTTATACCGTAAAAGTAAATGTAGGCAATCAAAGTGCTGCCGCTACTTTGATGTTAGTAAAATAATATCACATCGTATCATTATAATATAATTATACACAAAAGAAGCCGCCTTTTACGAAGGGCGGCTTCTTTTTTTGGCAGAAGTTGGCACACAGAAACAAACATTTTCTATATTCCTTCGTTTTTTTAATATTTAAAAAAGAAATAAACATTCCGTATTTTTTAATCGTTAGCCATTTTATTTATATAATTTTGTGCTTTTAACAGCTTCTTTGTTTTGGAAAATAATACTACTTCTTCGCCGCGTATTAAAAAAGGTGATTTGCTCCAATTTTTCAGCATATACCGCTACATTCTTCCTTACAAAACCTATTTTATAGCAGGAATGATTTTTTTGGTGCTGTCGAGTATGACGGCATTGGCATTTCCGGCTATCATCGGTACGCTGCTGGATACGGCGGTAGGTAAGCAGGCAGGCAATTTTTTGAGCCGCTATTGGTCGGGACTCGGCAATGCTTCTTTGCTCACGGTGTCCAAAATATTGTTTTTAGTATTGGTGTTGCAAGCATTTTTTTCGTTTTGCAAAGTAATTTCTTTTTCGTTCGTGAGCGAAAACGTAATGGCGGATATTCGCAAAGACCTTTTTTCAAAGGTACTCACGTTGCCATTTTCTTTTTTTGAAAAAAATCGTGTCGGCGACCTCACAAGCCGCCTCACCGCCGACATTACCCAACTTCAAGATGCAATTTCGTGGACTTTGGGCGAATTTTTTCGTCAATTATTTACCTTGGTTATTGGTATCGGATTTTTATTGCTCTTATCGCCCAAATTGTGTTTGGTGATGCTTTCTACTTTTCCGGCATTGATTATCGGGGCGGTTATTTTTGGAAAATATATTAAAAAGCTATCAAAAAAAACACAGGAATCCTTAGCCGAAGCCAACGTAATTGCCGAAGAAACTTTGCAAAACATGTCGGTTGTGAAATCATTTACCAACGAACATTACGAATCCAACCGCTACAACAGTTTTTTGAAAAATGTGGTTAATTTTGCCTTGCGCTCCTCTTTATTTTACGGATTATTTACTTCTTTTTTTATTTTTGGTATTTTCGGAGGTATTATTTTGGTGCTGTGGTTTGGTGCTTCGTACATTGAGCAGGGGCTAATGAGTACGGGCGAACTCACCACTTTTGTCA contains these protein-coding regions:
- a CDS encoding choice-of-anchor J domain-containing protein, translated to MKLNFLRSGIKLSGLVAGLFFAFVSQAQVWSENFNDFDGFFQDGQNSTGWSMYDVDGQTPATNVADFTQGWNWQDAWDATQDGIMVSNSWYDPFGQADKWLGTPAIAIPNTDGLQFKWQVKSQDVDFLEAYQVVVSTAGNTLANLQAGTVVYSETASPNDWTSRAISLDAYKGQTIYIGFHNISNDKFLLLLDNLSVDAPTEFELALSGSVMPIEYAEYPLDQNPSWGGFAITVGNTGAQGQTNVTFSTVITAFDIDGNPVEVFNQSTSADIASTGSQNLSITETYAPTAVGLHAIEYFVYSDQQDTLAADLAFANITDGAYGRAAYFYNSLQDADGNPLIGDFSTQFLSFDDDQGNDGAGAIGYVFEVVNETTVDSLSALLGSEAQGDITLSLYSINTDGSLGNEIATTVPYTATGGQDNGEFLNAPLQCPVSLAAGAYAVVIHDEIGNDCAIVCSNYFYTNGAIIAHLGDENWFSVSAGTFVPWIFVSTTTEAIGVADNVEIEAANDGLQADFNAIISGGALCDLTWNFGDGGSATGTSVSHTYANGGTYTVTVSGSYGGGTPVTDTYEITVGCSLAASVNATATTATAVVTGGTPATYQWQTVGGQTLGTNANITGLSENTAYVLTVTDVSGCEALATFTTSTCAFTINSVVLDGSTAGAFASNFSNGTAPYQYQWTNAAGSVVSASNSASNLVSAQIYTLTVTDASGCSDSFNFEVPASGIEDLNGVVSFQMTPNPTSSDVQLSLQLNKTENISIEIYNISGQKVVQLPNVVTNAIQERLDLSYLPSGTYTVKVNVGNQSAAATLMLVK